One Myxococcus stipitatus DNA segment encodes these proteins:
- a CDS encoding efflux RND transporter periplasmic adaptor subunit, which translates to MNWRRTVAGGALALPLVVGGFVLARGDAEAQEGGGGAKMAPPPVVVAEVVTRPVSESAEYTGVLAAVQSVELRARVGGYIDAVRFAEGGLVTQGQVLFQLDARTFEAALARAQADLKQAEERRTLAERKYDRGEKLVAEHAISRSDFDVLIAEKAEAGARVEAARAAVRSAEIDLHDTRVRAPISGRVGRALVTPGNLVSGGSAGATLLTTLTSVEPFHVFFDVDEATYLRFAGSASGARGKDGRVNPVPVRVALTGEQGFTREARLDFLDNQVSPATGTARARAVLPNPDGKLAAGLFARVRLETGAAKPTVLIQDQAVATDQKGRYVLVLRQDQSLEQRRVELGATEAGLRVVRSGLVPGERVVLKGLARPGMTVTPTVVAMAGSEHAEGARP; encoded by the coding sequence ATGAATTGGCGACGTACGGTGGCGGGAGGCGCGCTGGCGCTCCCGCTGGTGGTGGGTGGTTTTGTCCTCGCGCGGGGGGATGCGGAGGCGCAGGAGGGGGGCGGCGGCGCGAAGATGGCGCCGCCTCCGGTGGTGGTGGCGGAGGTGGTGACCCGCCCGGTGTCGGAGAGCGCCGAGTACACGGGCGTGCTCGCGGCGGTGCAGAGCGTGGAGCTGCGGGCCCGCGTGGGCGGATACATCGACGCGGTCCGCTTCGCGGAGGGCGGCCTCGTCACCCAGGGGCAGGTGTTGTTCCAGCTGGACGCCCGCACGTTCGAGGCGGCGCTGGCGCGGGCCCAGGCGGACCTCAAGCAGGCCGAGGAGCGCCGGACGCTGGCCGAGCGCAAGTACGACCGGGGCGAGAAGCTGGTGGCCGAGCACGCCATCTCCCGCAGCGACTTCGACGTGCTGATCGCGGAGAAGGCGGAGGCCGGGGCGCGGGTGGAGGCGGCGCGGGCGGCGGTGCGGTCCGCGGAGATCGACCTGCATGACACCCGCGTGCGGGCGCCCATCTCCGGGCGCGTGGGCCGGGCGCTCGTCACCCCCGGCAACCTGGTCAGCGGTGGGAGCGCTGGCGCGACGCTGCTCACCACCCTCACGTCCGTGGAGCCGTTCCACGTCTTCTTCGACGTGGACGAGGCGACGTACCTGCGCTTCGCGGGCAGTGCCTCCGGCGCGCGCGGCAAGGACGGCCGGGTCAACCCGGTGCCCGTGCGCGTGGCGCTGACGGGGGAGCAGGGCTTCACGCGCGAGGCCCGGCTGGACTTCCTGGACAACCAGGTGTCACCGGCGACGGGCACGGCGCGGGCCCGGGCGGTGCTGCCCAACCCGGATGGGAAGCTGGCGGCGGGGCTGTTCGCGCGGGTGCGGTTGGAGACGGGCGCGGCGAAGCCCACGGTGCTCATCCAGGACCAGGCGGTGGCGACGGACCAGAAGGGCCGCTACGTGCTCGTCCTGCGTCAGGACCAGTCGCTGGAGCAACGGCGGGTGGAGCTGGGGGCGACGGAGGCGGGGCTGCGCGTGGTGCGCTCCGGGCTGGTGCCCGGTGAGCGCGTGGTCCTCAAGGGGCTGGCGCGGCCGGGCATGACGGTGACGCCGACGGTGGTGGCCATGGCCGGCTCCGAGCACGCGGAAGGGGCGCGCCCGTGA